A window of Verrucomicrobiota bacterium contains these coding sequences:
- a CDS encoding fatty acid desaturase — translation MTVLLSFFFIHWYLSAFCQSFFLHRYVSHKMFKMNLFWERFFYLLTFLSQGASFLHPKSYAQLHLAHHMHSDTEEDPHSPLFFRDVFSMMWQTKTIYMEYQRGVRRAPDSFIAGMPEWDFIDRLGNSMFVRLLFVAAYTSVYVAFAPSAWFYLLLPIQIVIGPFHGAFVNWCGHKYGYTNHNTGDNSKNSFPWDMLFMGETFQNNHHQYPNRANFATRWFEYDMLYPLIWLLDKISVIQLKPKAV, via the coding sequence ATGACAGTACTTCTTTCATTTTTTTTCATACACTGGTATCTGAGTGCATTCTGCCAGAGCTTTTTTCTGCACAGATACGTCTCCCACAAAATGTTTAAAATGAACTTATTCTGGGAACGCTTTTTCTACCTGCTCACCTTTCTTTCGCAAGGTGCGTCCTTTCTCCACCCTAAATCGTACGCGCAACTGCACCTGGCCCATCACATGCACAGCGATACCGAGGAGGATCCGCACTCGCCGCTCTTCTTCAGAGATGTCTTCTCCATGATGTGGCAGACAAAAACGATCTACATGGAATACCAACGTGGTGTTCGCCGGGCTCCCGATTCTTTCATAGCCGGTATGCCTGAGTGGGATTTCATCGATCGTTTGGGCAACAGCATGTTTGTGCGCCTGCTTTTTGTTGCTGCCTACACATCCGTCTATGTCGCATTTGCTCCCTCTGCGTGGTTTTATCTGTTACTGCCGATACAAATAGTCATTGGTCCTTTTCATGGGGCATTTGTTAACTGGTGTGGACACAAATATGGCTACACCAACCACAATACAGGGGATAACTCCAAGAACTCCTTCCCCTGGGATATGTTGTTCATGGGAGAGACCTTTCAGAACAATCACCACCAATACCCGAACCGGGCCAACTTTGCCACGCGCTGGTTCGAGTATGACATGCTCTATCCCTTAATCTGGTTACTCGATAAAATAAGCGTCATTCAACT
- a CDS encoding cyclopropane-fatty-acyl-phospholipid synthase has product MINPIKWAENGLLPYWLIRFGIRKRLAGKLSYESASAQQKQESIVKLLSAKPIAEDTDKANEQHYELPPEFFKTVLGSHLKYSSAIWTPKCDSLDQSERDALELLAQRAQLSNNQRILDLGCGWGSFSLWAAKRFPESQFVCVSNSKPQGDFIRGRMEEAGITNLRVHTADMNNFEPEGTFDRIVSVEMFEHMRNYDHLLERISSWLEKDGLMFVHIFTHKDYAYTYNAEDQSEWMAQYFFTGGVMPSHKLLTQFDRHLRVTDSWRISGEHYQKTLDAWLEKFDQNEDHIRQIFDECYGKNNSKTWMWRWRLFFLACSELFGYKKGSEWGVSHYVFRKQVQT; this is encoded by the coding sequence ATGATTAATCCAATTAAATGGGCCGAAAATGGCCTCCTTCCTTACTGGCTTATCCGGTTTGGCATCCGAAAACGGCTTGCTGGCAAGCTAAGCTACGAATCCGCCTCTGCTCAACAAAAACAGGAGTCTATCGTGAAGCTTCTTTCAGCAAAGCCAATTGCTGAGGATACCGACAAAGCCAACGAGCAGCACTACGAGCTTCCTCCCGAATTTTTTAAAACTGTTCTAGGAAGCCACCTTAAATACAGCAGCGCAATTTGGACCCCAAAGTGTGATTCTCTCGACCAGTCAGAAAGAGACGCACTGGAGCTGTTGGCTCAGCGGGCCCAATTGTCCAACAACCAGAGAATTCTCGATCTGGGTTGTGGCTGGGGATCTTTTTCTCTCTGGGCCGCGAAACGCTTTCCGGAGTCTCAGTTTGTCTGTGTATCCAACTCAAAACCTCAGGGAGATTTTATCCGCGGCAGAATGGAGGAGGCAGGCATCACCAACCTCCGTGTCCACACCGCCGACATGAACAACTTCGAACCGGAAGGCACCTTCGATCGCATCGTCTCGGTGGAAATGTTCGAGCACATGCGCAACTACGATCACCTGCTTGAACGAATTTCCTCCTGGCTGGAAAAGGATGGTCTCATGTTTGTCCATATTTTCACACACAAGGACTACGCATACACCTACAATGCCGAAGACCAATCCGAGTGGATGGCACAATACTTTTTTACGGGAGGCGTCATGCCATCGCATAAACTCCTCACTCAGTTTGACAGGCACCTGCGGGTGACCGACTCATGGCGCATTAGTGGTGAACATTACCAAAAGACCCTTGATGCCTGGTTGGAAAAATTCGACCAAAATGAAGACCATATTCGTCAGATTTTCGACGAGTGTTACGGAAAGAATAACTCAAAAACATGGATGTGGCGCTGGCGCTTGTTCTTCCTGGCCTGTTCGGAATTGTTCGGCTATAAGAAAGGCAGCGAATGGGGCGTGTCACACTACGTATTCAGAAAACAAGTTCAAACCTGA